In Selenomonas sp. TAMA-11512, a genomic segment contains:
- a CDS encoding alpha/beta hydrolase — MKNAVIYIHGKNGSADEAHYYKKFFNDDYEVVGFDYKSELPWDVREEFQKYIDDMILKYNEIILIGTSVGAYFALLSLAGKTIKKALFISPVVDMEKLITDMMERSNITEDELKSKKELDTEFGETLSWEYLLYARNHPIEWNIPTHILYGEKDNLTAKETLYDFAERTGAILSVMKNGEHWFHTNEQMRVLDNWIRDSICR, encoded by the coding sequence ATGAAAAATGCCGTTATATATATACATGGCAAAAACGGTTCTGCTGATGAGGCTCACTATTATAAAAAGTTTTTCAATGATGATTATGAAGTTGTAGGTTTTGATTATAAATCCGAATTGCCGTGGGATGTTAGAGAAGAATTTCAAAAGTATATCGATGACATGATTTTGAAGTATAACGAAATTATATTGATTGGAACAAGTGTGGGAGCATATTTCGCTTTATTATCCTTAGCAGGAAAAACGATTAAAAAGGCGCTGTTTATTTCACCTGTTGTAGATATGGAAAAATTGATAACGGATATGATGGAACGGTCAAATATCACGGAAGATGAATTAAAAAGCAAGAAAGAACTTGATACGGAGTTTGGAGAGACTCTATCCTGGGAATACTTGCTTTATGCACGAAACCATCCGATTGAGTGGAATATACCTACACACATTCTATATGGAGAGAAAGATAATTTAACTGCTAAAGAAACCCTATATGATTTTGCAGAAAGAACAGGCGCAATACTTTCCGTAATGAAAAATGGGGAACATTGGTTTCACACAAATGAGCAAATGAGAGTTCTTGATAATTGGATTAGAGATTCAATTTGCCGGTAA
- a CDS encoding TfoX/Sxy family protein: MASSKEYLDFVLDQLSELEQVSYRSMMGEYIIYYRGKVIGGIYDDRFLLKATKSAAAMLPDTDRESPYDGAKEMLLVDNMENREFLKKVMDAMYEELPFPKKKK; the protein is encoded by the coding sequence ATGGCATCAAGCAAAGAATACTTGGATTTTGTGCTGGACCAGCTTTCTGAATTGGAGCAAGTGTCTTATCGGTCGATGATGGGCGAATACATTATCTATTATCGTGGAAAGGTTATTGGAGGCATCTATGATGATCGATTTCTTTTAAAAGCAACGAAGTCCGCTGCAGCAATGTTGCCTGATACAGATAGGGAATCTCCCTATGATGGCGCAAAGGAAATGCTTCTTGTGGACAATATGGAGAATAGGGAATTCCTGAAGAAGGTGATGGATGCTATGTATGAGGAACTCCCATTCCCAAAGAAAAAGAAATAA
- a CDS encoding rhodanese-like domain-containing protein, translated as MKLKMIPFLCLFLLTGCGGSAAADGYTKITAQEALQQISQNPDAIIVDVRTKEEYAEGHVAKAILIPNETISNVPPTELPDKNAEIYVYCRSGNRSAQAGKKLSDMGYKHVYDFGAFSNWTGEVSK; from the coding sequence ATGAAATTAAAAATGATTCCATTTTTATGCCTGTTTTTATTAACGGGCTGCGGAGGCAGTGCTGCCGCTGACGGGTATACTAAGATAACGGCGCAGGAGGCTTTGCAGCAGATTTCCCAAAATCCTGATGCCATCATTGTGGATGTGCGGACGAAGGAAGAATACGCGGAGGGGCATGTCGCGAAGGCTATTCTTATCCCTAACGAGACGATTTCCAATGTGCCGCCGACGGAGCTGCCGGATAAGAACGCGGAGATTTACGTGTACTGCCGCAGCGGCAATCGCAGCGCACAGGCAGGCAAGAAGCTCAGTGACATGGGCTATAAGCACGTTTATGATTTTGGCGCTTTTAGCAACTGGACTGGTGAAGTCAGTAAGTAA
- a CDS encoding ArsB/NhaD family transporter, which produces MNQEVLAGIIFVVMYAIIVSEKIHRTVIAMMGAILMILFGILDQEVAIHHIDFNTLGLLIGMMIIVGVTSKTGLFSYIAVLAAQKAKAEPVRLLVYLSLITALCSAFLDNVTTVLLMVPVTFSITKKLKVNVVPYLLAQIIASNIGGTATLIGDPPNIMIGSAVKELTFAAFIENLALPAFVNLVVVTGIFVLLYRKSLKTTPELQALVMAEKPQDELKHKALLVKCLIVLTAVIILFFLHSVTHMESSLVALLGAFVLLLITAMKEHHIVESALDSVEWATIFFFIGLFVAVGGLVETGIIRDLAVKGIEITGGDVTQTSLLVLWMSAIVSSFLDNIPFVATMIPLIQDMGSMGIANLEPIWWSLALGACLGGNGTIIGASANVIVAGMAAERGTKISFIDFFKVGFPMMLLTIIISTVYVWFMYLV; this is translated from the coding sequence ATGAATCAAGAAGTACTCGCCGGCATTATCTTTGTTGTGATGTATGCCATTATTGTCTCGGAGAAAATCCATCGTACCGTCATTGCCATGATGGGGGCCATTCTCATGATTCTCTTCGGGATTCTGGATCAGGAGGTCGCTATTCATCACATCGATTTCAACACACTAGGACTTTTAATCGGTATGATGATCATTGTCGGTGTGACGAGTAAGACCGGCCTTTTCTCGTACATCGCTGTGCTCGCCGCGCAGAAAGCGAAGGCAGAGCCGGTGAGGCTCCTTGTTTATCTGTCGTTGATTACAGCCCTCTGTTCAGCGTTCTTGGATAACGTCACGACAGTGCTCCTGATGGTGCCGGTCACGTTCTCCATCACAAAGAAGCTGAAGGTCAATGTCGTTCCGTATCTGCTCGCACAGATCATCGCATCCAATATTGGCGGTACGGCAACACTGATCGGTGATCCGCCGAACATCATGATCGGATCGGCGGTCAAGGAGTTGACTTTTGCCGCATTTATAGAGAATCTTGCGCTGCCGGCTTTCGTCAATCTCGTTGTTGTAACGGGGATTTTCGTCCTCCTATATCGCAAGTCGCTCAAGACGACGCCGGAGCTGCAGGCACTCGTCATGGCGGAGAAGCCGCAGGATGAGCTCAAGCATAAGGCGCTTCTCGTCAAGTGCCTCATTGTGCTGACGGCGGTGATTATCCTTTTTTTCCTGCACTCGGTAACACATATGGAGTCATCACTCGTGGCACTCTTGGGGGCGTTTGTGCTCCTGCTCATTACGGCGATGAAGGAGCATCACATTGTTGAGAGTGCGCTTGACAGTGTGGAGTGGGCTACCATATTCTTCTTTATCGGACTCTTTGTTGCCGTTGGCGGTCTTGTGGAGACGGGGATCATCCGTGACCTTGCGGTCAAGGGGATAGAGATTACGGGCGGAGATGTTACGCAGACATCACTCCTCGTGCTGTGGATGAGTGCGATTGTATCATCCTTTCTCGATAATATCCCGTTTGTCGCTACAATGATTCCGCTCATCCAGGATATGGGCTCGATGGGTATTGCTAATCTCGAGCCGATTTGGTGGAGTCTTGCTCTCGGCGCCTGCCTCGGCGGCAACGGTACGATCATCGGCGCTTCGGCGAATGTCATCGTTGCAGGTATGGCGGCGGAGCGAGGCACAAAGATTTCCTTTATTGACTTTTTCAAGGTCGGTTTCCCCATGATGCTTTTGACCATCATCATCTCGACGGTTTATGTTTGGTTTATGTATCTTGTATAG
- the bioB gene encoding biotin synthase BioB — translation MATDFQKLAAEIISGRRLTRRDDFSAFLTAPIDILEREAGRLARHFCGNHIDLCTILNGKSGRCSENCKYCAQSAHHKTGVDEYPFLSKKEIIANARANERAGANRFSIVTSGRALSDKDFDNAVDAYQTIHDTLHIDLCASHGILPRERLRRLYAAGVTSYHHNIETSKRFFPEICTTHTYEDRIKTIKLAQEEGLCVCSGGIIGMGETWEDRIDMACSLAELGIASIPINSLMPISGTPLEDRTPPSDEEIMRTIAIFRFSNPTANIRLGAGRKLLKDNGRHAFRKGATASITGNMLTTSGTTIAEDMAMLAELGLTNKASDCQYAAGTCGAR, via the coding sequence ATGGCAACGGATTTTCAAAAACTCGCCGCCGAAATCATCAGCGGACGCAGACTGACGAGACGCGATGATTTTTCAGCCTTCCTGACCGCACCGATCGACATCCTTGAAAGGGAAGCAGGTCGCCTGGCCCGTCACTTCTGCGGCAATCATATCGATCTCTGCACGATTTTAAACGGCAAGAGCGGACGATGTAGTGAAAACTGCAAGTACTGTGCCCAGTCCGCACATCATAAGACAGGCGTCGACGAATACCCTTTTCTCTCAAAGAAGGAAATCATTGCCAATGCGCGTGCCAATGAAAGAGCCGGCGCAAATCGCTTCTCTATCGTGACCTCGGGACGGGCACTCTCGGACAAAGACTTTGACAATGCCGTGGATGCTTATCAGACCATCCATGATACACTTCACATCGACCTGTGTGCTTCACACGGCATCCTCCCGCGAGAGCGTCTCCGTCGTCTGTATGCGGCAGGTGTCACGAGTTACCATCACAACATCGAGACGAGCAAACGCTTTTTCCCTGAAATCTGCACGACACATACTTACGAGGATCGCATCAAAACAATCAAGCTCGCACAGGAGGAAGGATTGTGCGTATGCTCCGGGGGCATCATCGGTATGGGTGAGACCTGGGAGGATCGCATTGATATGGCATGCAGCCTGGCGGAGCTTGGCATTGCGTCCATTCCCATCAATTCACTGATGCCCATTTCCGGTACACCGCTCGAAGATCGCACACCACCATCCGATGAAGAAATCATGCGTACCATCGCCATCTTTCGATTCAGCAATCCAACCGCCAACATTCGCCTCGGTGCAGGACGCAAGCTCCTGAAGGACAATGGCAGACACGCATTCAGAAAGGGTGCTACCGCCTCCATAACGGGAAATATGCTCACGACCTCCGGCACGACAATTGCCGAAGACATGGCAATGCTTGCAGAGCTCGGTCTCACGAATAAAGCCTCCGACTGCCAATACGCCGCCGGCACCTGTGGCGCACGTTAA
- the thiW gene encoding energy coupling factor transporter S component ThiW, protein MTNLSTKKLTVAALLCAVAIVGSLFSIPVLGSRCAPVQHLVNVLCAVFLGPFYGVAVAFGASLLRNLFGLGSLMAFPGSMIGALLCGLVYRQTGALRPTLLAEVFGTGILGGLCAYPIAILLMGKVVGEVAFYAYVIPFLISTVGGCLIAYILLHSLNRTGALKRLQNMLR, encoded by the coding sequence ATGACAAACCTCTCTACGAAAAAGTTAACCGTCGCCGCATTACTCTGTGCCGTCGCCATCGTCGGCAGTCTCTTCTCCATCCCCGTTCTCGGCAGTCGCTGTGCGCCTGTCCAACACCTCGTCAACGTCCTGTGCGCCGTATTCCTCGGCCCCTTTTACGGAGTCGCTGTCGCCTTTGGAGCAAGCCTCCTGCGCAATCTGTTCGGTCTCGGCAGCCTGATGGCATTTCCAGGAAGTATGATCGGAGCTCTTTTATGCGGTCTTGTTTACCGACAGACGGGCGCACTCCGTCCCACGCTCCTCGCAGAAGTTTTCGGCACGGGCATTCTCGGCGGTCTCTGTGCCTATCCGATCGCCATCCTGCTCATGGGAAAAGTCGTCGGCGAAGTCGCATTCTATGCCTATGTCATTCCCTTTCTCATCTCGACCGTCGGAGGCTGCCTCATCGCCTATATTCTCCTGCATTCGCTCAATCGCACGGGAGCGCTGAAGCGATTACAGAATATGCTTCGTTGA
- a CDS encoding NlpC/P60 family protein, translating to MKKLLLLCTLLFLTTAAHAVPAPAVNELPLGSPWNDVDVWVAENPRGDALIADAARIREINETMRRKESSLIDLESVPESVSGDYVHRYVAAATPAYDTYYTPNIQLTWDGYVKALENRNMASMYGDRAVRYGVTVSRGDLRLLPTSVCWAESPGDTHYDSLQATAVDPSEPVLILTESVDGEFYFILTRCYAGWLKKGDLALTDRAAWLTYVRPEDFSVVTHSRYTPSGEGPAAGEKAEKLHSSRAFYQLGARIKRLADGRYVFPISDGGGNLIEEVFSAAPGSAKALHDGYLPYTEGNIVKMAFRHLGDVYGWGGQDDSVDCSAFVQNVYRTMGIEIPRDADQQERAMLHTISLEGMNHSERLEALRRAPAGSLLFRPGHVMLYLGEASGTPMVIHSLSSYYKDTPQGRVRTKVRQVLVSSALFATRSGATNLDACTSIGWVK from the coding sequence GTGAAGAAATTGCTTTTGCTGTGTACGCTGTTATTTCTGACAACAGCTGCCCATGCTGTGCCGGCTCCCGCAGTGAATGAACTCCCGCTGGGGAGTCCGTGGAATGATGTCGATGTATGGGTTGCGGAAAATCCGCGTGGAGATGCGCTTATCGCGGACGCAGCGCGTATCCGAGAAATCAATGAAACCATGCGCCGGAAGGAATCGAGTCTGATCGATCTTGAGTCCGTGCCTGAGTCGGTATCGGGTGACTATGTGCATCGCTATGTGGCAGCGGCAACACCTGCTTATGATACCTACTATACGCCGAACATACAACTCACTTGGGATGGCTATGTCAAGGCATTGGAAAATCGAAATATGGCATCCATGTACGGAGATCGTGCCGTTCGCTATGGAGTGACCGTCTCTCGCGGAGATCTGCGCCTCCTGCCGACGAGTGTCTGCTGGGCGGAGTCGCCGGGAGATACGCATTACGACAGTCTGCAGGCGACAGCGGTGGATCCGTCGGAACCCGTGCTCATTTTGACCGAGAGCGTCGATGGGGAATTTTACTTCATCTTGACGCGTTGCTATGCGGGGTGGCTGAAGAAGGGCGATCTCGCGCTTACCGATCGGGCAGCGTGGCTGACGTATGTCCGCCCGGAGGATTTTTCCGTCGTTACACATAGCCGCTATACACCGTCCGGCGAAGGACCGGCTGCGGGGGAGAAGGCGGAGAAGCTGCATTCTTCAAGAGCTTTTTACCAGCTTGGAGCGCGCATAAAGAGACTGGCGGACGGACGATATGTTTTTCCGATTTCTGACGGAGGCGGCAATCTCATCGAGGAGGTTTTCTCTGCGGCACCCGGATCGGCAAAGGCTCTCCATGACGGTTATCTGCCCTATACGGAGGGAAATATCGTCAAGATGGCATTTCGTCATTTGGGCGACGTGTATGGCTGGGGCGGACAGGATGACAGTGTCGATTGTTCGGCTTTTGTGCAGAATGTCTATCGTACCATGGGCATCGAGATTCCTCGGGATGCGGATCAGCAGGAGCGGGCTATGCTGCATACGATATCGCTGGAGGGAATGAACCACAGTGAGCGTCTGGAGGCACTCCGACGAGCACCTGCAGGCAGCCTTTTGTTCCGTCCGGGACATGTCATGCTCTACCTTGGAGAAGCGAGCGGCACGCCGATGGTGATACACTCTTTGAGCAGTTACTATAAAGACACACCGCAGGGCAGGGTTCGTACGAAGGTGCGTCAAGTCCTTGTCTCGTCGGCACTTTTTGCTACACGCTCGGGAGCGACGAATCTGGATGCGTGTACGAGCATCGGATGGGTGAAGTGA
- a CDS encoding methyl-accepting chemotaxis protein, producing MTVSKKIGACFIALIVIFTAFGVFTNYSGGLLHRSTSDVKDWMDGLINTASIEEAANVARNLEIMRILADDPTRQAQLASEMQQARQKVDGLYRDYLNLIKGMYYANEADRTRDLAMVQNEYDLWNAYIASGQEAGDLLANGERDSAIHLIDGASNEAYSAFIEAVEKDSAQSIKMAEETKARSDAEYDMIFTVTVVSIIVVILLTVACAFYLYQAITRGVNDVLTGLKTLAKGDLTVKIRHDSNDEFGQMANEFNQTVRNIANMVMQAQKTAESVNESSEVLNNTAEQSAQAVQNVAESITEVAGAAAEQNDFIGETKAQVDAFMKGIEEASDILNQVADKVNTTSQRAQDGNELVQSTVTQMNTIADGVQNAAEVVSTLGKRSKEIGNIVEVITGISGQTNLLALNAAIEAARAGEQGRGFAVVAEEVRKLAEESGNASQQIATLITAIQQETEKAVEAMSAGHEQAEQGRENVTSTGEGFSEILGMIEAIHEEMAVIRKTIADLAGRAEKISDATNNINESTGRISGQSENVSAATEEQAAGMEEIAASSRGLADMSVELKQIIGKFRT from the coding sequence ATGACAGTATCTAAGAAGATAGGGGCTTGTTTTATAGCGCTTATCGTAATCTTTACGGCGTTTGGTGTTTTTACCAATTATTCCGGAGGTCTCTTGCATCGATCCACGTCGGATGTCAAAGATTGGATGGACGGTCTCATAAATACCGCTTCGATAGAAGAGGCGGCCAATGTAGCCCGTAATCTCGAAATCATGCGAATCCTCGCTGATGATCCGACTCGTCAGGCGCAGCTGGCAAGTGAAATGCAGCAGGCAAGACAAAAAGTGGATGGGCTCTATCGAGATTATCTGAATCTCATCAAGGGGATGTACTATGCAAATGAGGCGGATCGTACGAGAGATCTTGCTATGGTTCAGAATGAATACGATCTTTGGAATGCATATATAGCGTCGGGGCAGGAAGCCGGAGATCTCTTGGCAAATGGGGAGCGGGATAGTGCCATCCACTTGATTGACGGCGCGTCAAATGAAGCCTATAGTGCCTTTATTGAAGCGGTCGAAAAGGATTCGGCACAGTCCATCAAGATGGCGGAGGAAACAAAAGCCCGCAGCGACGCTGAATACGATATGATTTTTACCGTGACAGTCGTATCGATCATCGTTGTCATCCTGCTGACGGTTGCCTGTGCATTCTACCTCTATCAAGCGATCACAAGAGGTGTCAATGATGTTCTTACCGGTCTCAAGACGCTAGCGAAGGGTGACCTTACGGTGAAAATCCGGCATGATTCCAACGATGAATTCGGTCAGATGGCAAATGAATTCAACCAGACAGTTCGGAACATAGCCAATATGGTCATGCAGGCACAAAAGACGGCAGAGAGTGTAAATGAGTCTTCTGAAGTACTGAACAACACGGCTGAGCAGTCGGCGCAAGCCGTACAGAACGTCGCCGAATCCATTACTGAGGTCGCGGGCGCAGCGGCGGAGCAGAACGATTTCATCGGCGAGACGAAAGCACAGGTCGATGCCTTTATGAAAGGAATCGAGGAGGCAAGCGACATTCTCAATCAGGTCGCCGATAAGGTCAATACGACCTCGCAGCGTGCGCAGGACGGCAATGAGCTGGTTCAGTCGACGGTCACGCAGATGAATACGATTGCCGACGGTGTCCAGAATGCCGCAGAGGTCGTCTCGACACTGGGCAAGCGCTCGAAGGAAATCGGAAACATTGTCGAGGTCATCACGGGTATTTCGGGGCAGACGAATCTCCTCGCGCTCAATGCCGCCATTGAGGCGGCACGTGCCGGCGAGCAGGGAAGAGGTTTTGCTGTCGTTGCGGAGGAAGTCCGAAAGCTTGCTGAGGAATCAGGCAACGCATCACAGCAGATTGCGACGCTTATTACCGCCATTCAGCAGGAGACGGAGAAGGCAGTCGAGGCGATGTCCGCGGGACACGAGCAGGCGGAGCAGGGACGTGAGAACGTCACGTCAACGGGTGAGGGCTTCTCAGAAATTCTCGGCATGATCGAGGCAATTCATGAGGAGATGGCGGTCATCCGGAAGACCATTGCAGATCTGGCAGGACGGGCGGAGAAAATATCGGATGCGACCAACAACATCAATGAGTCGACAGGACGCATCTCGGGTCAGTCGGAGAATGTCTCCGCCGCGACGGAAGAGCAGGCTGCCGGCATGGAAGAAATTGCGGCATCGAGCCGTGGTCTTGCCGATATGTCGGTTGAGCTCAAGCAGATCATCGGCAAGTTCAGGACCTGA
- the nikB gene encoding nickel ABC transporter permease, with protein sequence MSAKAILMRLVQMIITLLGVSFLTFSLTYIAPGDPVDAILETGDTIVSQETIEQTRRELGLDRPFHEQYIRWLNGVIHGDMGRSYSAKMPVQEKLLQNLPGTLLLAGTAVSMMLIISLPAGVISALYRNRWPDQIIRFFTFLGVSMPSFWVGLILLYVFGLKLGLFPIAGGEVSFDRMVLPAFTLAILLSSKYTRQVRTAVLEELGQDYVTGLKARGMSMTRILLRHVLPNAFLPLITLLGLAIGWLLGGVAVIEIVFSWPGIGRVAVRAIEMRDYPLLQGFVLWIATLYMFVNLIVDISYSYLDPRLRKGAKS encoded by the coding sequence TTGAGTGCAAAAGCAATCCTGATGCGCTTGGTGCAGATGATCATCACACTCTTGGGAGTCAGTTTTCTGACGTTCAGTCTGACCTATATTGCGCCGGGCGATCCTGTCGATGCGATTTTGGAGACAGGCGATACCATCGTGTCACAGGAGACGATCGAACAGACACGTCGTGAATTAGGACTGGATCGACCGTTTCATGAGCAGTATATCCGCTGGCTGAACGGTGTAATACATGGAGATATGGGGCGGTCCTACTCTGCGAAGATGCCTGTCCAGGAAAAGCTCCTGCAGAATCTTCCGGGAACGCTTCTTCTGGCGGGAACGGCAGTCAGTATGATGCTGATTATCTCGTTGCCGGCGGGGGTTATATCGGCGCTTTATCGAAATCGTTGGCCGGATCAGATTATCCGATTCTTTACCTTTCTCGGGGTATCTATGCCGAGCTTTTGGGTAGGTCTGATTCTGCTTTACGTATTCGGATTAAAGCTTGGGCTCTTCCCGATTGCGGGAGGGGAGGTATCGTTTGATCGTATGGTACTCCCCGCATTTACACTGGCAATTCTCTTGTCGTCGAAGTATACGCGTCAGGTGAGAACGGCAGTACTTGAGGAACTCGGACAGGACTATGTTACGGGGCTGAAGGCGCGCGGCATGTCCATGACGAGGATTCTTCTGCGGCACGTTCTGCCAAATGCATTCCTGCCGCTCATCACGCTGCTCGGGCTTGCAATCGGCTGGCTGCTCGGGGGTGTTGCCGTCATCGAGATCGTTTTCTCGTGGCCGGGTATCGGGCGTGTTGCGGTTCGTGCGATCGAGATGCGTGACTATCCGCTCCTTCAGGGATTTGTTCTATGGATTGCAACGCTCTATATGTTTGTGAATCTTATCGTTGATATATCCTACAGCTATCTCGATCCGAGGCTTAGGAAGGGGGCAAAGTCATGA